Proteins encoded by one window of Tunturibacter psychrotolerans:
- a CDS encoding MarC family protein, whose amino-acid sequence MLFSRSFILALTALLPLINPIGSALVFLGLVRDEPAAVYRQLARKIAFSTFGFLIVIEFLGSLLLAFFGISLPVVQVTGGIVIAATAWALLFEKDANASNRAKHQEIEGSAPTEHEDLNDKIFYPFTFPITAGPGTLVVTITLSAHATASSLIEKGEAYGGIALAAAVLSASVYLCYGYAPKLIKAVSPATVHGILRVMAFILMCIGVQIAWNGMSLLGMVLPMHH is encoded by the coding sequence GTGTTGTTCTCAAGGTCTTTTATTCTCGCGCTGACTGCTCTTCTCCCGCTCATTAATCCAATTGGATCTGCGCTAGTCTTCCTTGGATTAGTGAGGGACGAGCCTGCAGCGGTCTATCGCCAATTGGCGCGAAAGATTGCGTTCTCGACGTTTGGATTTCTCATCGTCATCGAGTTTTTGGGTTCCTTACTCCTCGCCTTCTTTGGTATATCCCTTCCCGTTGTTCAGGTCACAGGGGGGATCGTCATTGCAGCAACGGCATGGGCACTGCTGTTCGAGAAGGACGCCAACGCATCAAACCGTGCGAAACATCAAGAAATCGAGGGAAGCGCGCCCACAGAACATGAAGATCTGAATGACAAGATCTTCTATCCCTTCACCTTCCCCATCACGGCCGGGCCAGGGACTCTGGTAGTAACAATCACGCTCAGTGCGCACGCTACAGCTAGCAGCCTGATTGAAAAGGGCGAAGCTTATGGTGGGATTGCCCTAGCCGCAGCGGTTCTGAGCGCATCGGTCTACCTCTGTTATGGCTATGCACCGAAGCTGATTAAGGCAGTCTCGCCGGCCACCGTACATGGCATTTTGCGCGTCATGGCCTTCATCCTGATGTGCATTGGTGTGCAGATTGCTTGGAACGGCATGTCCCTCTTGGGGATGGTGCTGCCAATGCATCACTGA
- a CDS encoding glycoside hydrolase family 15 protein — MQSTPIAEYALLSDCRSSALVSLHCSIDWLCMPDFDSQSVFGQLLDTDCGHWCICPREIVQISRKYVKEAMVLETTFVVKSGTVVVTDAMALGMGERGHDLGRRSPHALLRSIVCMDGHVHVDFEYSPRPEYGLVLPLLKRVSGGLESRGGSSMFLLSTPLDLEIVESAARTEFTLNSGQALHFSLQHRSILDEPLSSWSQTEIADHSSDTVEGWQTWSQLHQNYQGPWKELVAHSGRVLQALTYFPTGAIVAAPTTSLPESVGGDRNWDYRFTWVRDASFTLEALWVAACPDEALKFFNFLAEAALTQVRKGADLQIMFGIRGEHDLTERTLPQMRGWRDSSPVRIGNGAWNQRQLDVYGELMEAVFLLRQHLNDLDELTREFLVSIVDAAASRWQQKDQGIWEIRGEPRHFLYSKLMCWVALDRGIQMAELLQAADSVSSWRQTREEIRGAILSQGWSQKVGSFSQAFGTDDLDASSLMIPIVGFLPADDARVLSTIDATVAHLTDQHGLVFRYVAQDGLSGKEGSFLLCTFWLAQAQAMSGQLDRAKETFAKAIGFANDVGLLSEEILPDTKELLGNFPQAFSHIGLINAAWAIFQRENGASEDDHDITIRTSAMAQ, encoded by the coding sequence TTGCAAAGTACACCGATCGCTGAATACGCCCTCTTGTCCGATTGCCGTTCCTCTGCTCTCGTGAGCTTGCACTGTTCAATCGATTGGTTGTGTATGCCGGACTTCGATTCTCAGTCTGTCTTCGGTCAGCTCCTTGATACGGACTGCGGACACTGGTGCATCTGTCCAAGGGAAATTGTGCAGATAAGTCGGAAGTATGTGAAAGAAGCGATGGTTTTAGAGACAACATTCGTCGTGAAATCAGGAACGGTAGTTGTTACAGATGCAATGGCCCTTGGAATGGGCGAGCGAGGACACGATCTTGGCCGTCGATCCCCACACGCTTTGTTACGCTCAATTGTTTGCATGGACGGTCACGTACATGTCGACTTTGAATACTCCCCACGGCCAGAATACGGGCTTGTGCTTCCGCTTTTGAAGCGCGTCAGCGGAGGATTGGAAAGCCGTGGGGGATCGAGCATGTTTCTCCTTTCCACACCTCTCGATTTGGAGATAGTGGAGAGCGCTGCGCGCACCGAGTTCACGCTCAACTCAGGTCAAGCCCTTCACTTTTCCTTACAACATCGCTCGATTCTCGACGAACCTCTGTCTTCGTGGAGCCAGACGGAGATTGCTGATCACTCGTCCGATACGGTGGAGGGCTGGCAGACTTGGTCTCAGTTGCACCAAAATTATCAGGGGCCCTGGAAGGAACTCGTCGCTCATAGTGGTCGTGTGCTCCAGGCTCTTACGTACTTTCCAACAGGGGCCATTGTTGCGGCGCCCACGACCTCTTTGCCGGAATCGGTTGGTGGAGACCGAAACTGGGACTATCGCTTCACCTGGGTTCGAGATGCCAGCTTTACGCTCGAGGCTCTGTGGGTTGCGGCGTGTCCGGATGAAGCATTGAAGTTCTTCAATTTCCTTGCGGAAGCAGCCCTGACGCAGGTCCGCAAAGGCGCGGATTTACAGATCATGTTTGGAATACGTGGTGAGCACGACCTCACCGAGCGGACGCTTCCTCAAATGCGCGGATGGCGCGATAGCAGCCCGGTACGCATAGGCAATGGCGCATGGAACCAGCGCCAGTTGGACGTCTATGGTGAATTGATGGAGGCTGTCTTTTTGCTAAGGCAACATCTTAACGATCTGGACGAGCTCACCCGCGAATTTCTGGTCAGTATCGTAGACGCAGCGGCCTCACGCTGGCAGCAAAAGGATCAGGGAATTTGGGAAATTCGCGGTGAACCGCGACACTTTCTCTATTCCAAGCTGATGTGCTGGGTTGCTCTGGATAGAGGCATTCAAATGGCCGAACTCTTGCAAGCTGCAGATAGCGTGTCTTCTTGGCGACAGACTCGAGAGGAGATTCGCGGAGCGATACTTTCGCAAGGTTGGAGCCAAAAAGTCGGATCTTTCTCGCAAGCATTTGGGACAGACGACCTGGATGCGTCCTCTTTGATGATTCCCATCGTCGGTTTTCTGCCGGCGGACGATGCGAGAGTTCTCTCCACCATCGACGCAACTGTCGCACATCTCACGGACCAGCATGGTCTTGTCTTTCGCTACGTTGCGCAAGATGGCTTGTCTGGTAAGGAAGGTTCTTTTCTTCTCTGCACCTTCTGGCTTGCACAGGCACAAGCGATGTCAGGTCAGTTAGATCGAGCGAAGGAGACCTTCGCCAAGGCCATCGGCTTTGCCAATGACGTTGGTTTGCTCTCGGAAGAGATCCTTCCAGATACGAAGGAACTCTTAGGCAATTTTCCGCAGGCGTTCAGCCACATCGGACTGATAAATGCCGCCTGGGCGATCTTTCAGCGTGAGAATGGAGCGTCTGAGGATGATCACGATATCACGATCAGAACCTCCGCCATGGCACAGTAG
- a CDS encoding ligand-binding sensor domain-containing protein, producing the protein MENLRLWPVAQITNGANTSTDVALSCPPSRLGAKLVALCLILACIRPAHPLNPSTLIAQYGHKIWRIGENGLDSSPKAIAQTTDGYIWVGTANGLSRFDGMRFTHWTPPVGERLPGQEVSQLLGGRDGSLYVGTELGLARVTNGHVYQYPEKQRLPGPFLEDSHNDIWMGQADWEPSGQPRMFCKIGDLHISCVSTRDGFGCNRGFSIASERPGSIWVGSEDSICHWQAGTKPQTYHLPNVDYSKSFSYVVALVADQDGTIWAGRRDSGKSGGLLQFSNGIWKSYKASNVDGSKISVNRLLFDHNRSLWIGSETSGLYRLSNGRLDHYDTTDGLSGNNIYSIFEDREHDLWVVTSGGIGEFRDLAVISFTASQGLSSENASAVAARADGSVWAGTFHGIDVYQGQTFSNLKFSNSYTDLLYNDSQGVMWAGAGEKLLSYRGKDFIEATGPKGMKIHYAAAMTQDTRHQLWISDIDQSSREKALYRLEGAHVVAKFKTPENQTLFLAPNLRGGLWAGGYVHGLFWFHDGQFETVKGYDGSVYGLASDPDGALWISSVEHTLYRYQNGTARSLTTKDGMPCDSGFSIVDDRVGSHWFYMACGIVRVSDEELAQWWHNPSHTLKSAVFDLRDGVNPRFGGSSTSVTLTPDGRLWSANGSIIQVIDPRNIPYNSLAPPVHIERIVVDREDVPLRTSLRFPISPRDTEIDYAGLSYVVPEKVKFRYRLVGHDRNWIDAGMRRQAFYNDLRPGHYTFQVIACNNNGVWSSAGALLHFTVPPAWYQTALFRLLCVLLSLAMAYAIYLMKIRQFRAAMKVRFDERLEERTRLARDLHDTLLQTIQGIKMVADQANESIREPTAKDFAQRISDWSERASREGRAALDSLRNSATEGNDLAAALRASFEDCAINRAIAVNISVSGKSKEMHPIARDEIYRVGDEAIRNACLHSNGHRIDIELVYDDNLLLRIRDDGRGIDSTILKSGKAGHYGLTGMRERATHIGAKLVVSGSPEGTEIVLRIPGNAIFKKASASLLTRLLRLIRPTTKRPLSD; encoded by the coding sequence GTGGAGAACCTGCGTTTATGGCCAGTTGCACAGATCACAAACGGAGCGAACACGTCGACTGATGTAGCGCTTTCTTGTCCTCCGTCACGGCTGGGAGCTAAGCTCGTAGCCCTGTGCCTCATTCTGGCCTGTATTCGTCCGGCACACCCGCTGAACCCATCGACCCTGATTGCGCAATATGGACACAAGATTTGGCGCATTGGCGAAAATGGACTTGACAGCTCCCCTAAGGCGATTGCCCAGACAACAGACGGCTATATCTGGGTTGGGACAGCCAATGGCCTGTCTCGATTCGATGGTATGCGCTTCACCCATTGGACTCCTCCGGTCGGCGAGCGGCTTCCTGGGCAGGAGGTTTCACAGTTGTTGGGTGGGCGCGATGGAAGCTTGTACGTGGGAACAGAGTTGGGACTAGCGCGTGTGACCAACGGCCATGTCTATCAGTATCCAGAGAAGCAGAGACTACCCGGGCCCTTTCTCGAAGACTCACATAATGACATTTGGATGGGGCAAGCCGACTGGGAACCGAGCGGTCAACCGAGGATGTTTTGCAAGATAGGAGATTTGCACATCTCTTGTGTAAGTACGAGAGATGGATTTGGTTGCAACCGCGGATTCTCCATTGCATCGGAAAGGCCAGGGTCCATTTGGGTTGGCAGCGAAGACAGTATCTGCCACTGGCAAGCGGGAACGAAGCCTCAGACGTACCACCTGCCAAATGTCGATTATTCGAAGTCGTTCAGCTATGTGGTGGCGCTCGTTGCGGATCAAGATGGCACGATATGGGCGGGCCGTCGGGACAGCGGTAAGTCAGGCGGGTTACTGCAATTTTCTAATGGGATATGGAAGAGTTATAAGGCCTCAAACGTCGACGGAAGCAAGATTTCGGTGAACCGTCTTCTCTTTGACCACAACCGTTCGTTGTGGATCGGGAGTGAAACCAGCGGCCTTTACAGGCTCAGCAACGGAAGACTCGATCATTACGATACGACTGATGGCCTCAGCGGCAATAATATATACAGCATCTTTGAGGATAGAGAGCACGACCTCTGGGTCGTGACTAGCGGCGGCATTGGTGAATTTCGCGATCTTGCGGTCATTTCCTTTACGGCAAGCCAAGGGTTATCCAGTGAAAATGCTTCCGCTGTAGCAGCTAGGGCAGACGGCAGTGTGTGGGCTGGCACGTTCCATGGCATCGATGTTTATCAAGGTCAAACCTTCTCGAATTTGAAGTTTTCGAATTCCTACACCGACTTGCTCTACAACGATTCGCAAGGAGTGATGTGGGCGGGAGCTGGCGAGAAACTTCTCTCATACCGCGGCAAAGACTTCATTGAGGCCACTGGCCCGAAAGGAATGAAGATCCACTATGCTGCAGCGATGACGCAGGACACCCGACATCAGCTGTGGATATCAGACATCGATCAGTCCTCACGCGAAAAGGCCCTCTATCGCCTTGAGGGAGCACACGTCGTCGCTAAATTTAAGACGCCAGAAAATCAGACTCTATTTTTGGCGCCCAACCTACGAGGCGGTTTGTGGGCGGGTGGTTATGTTCACGGTCTGTTCTGGTTCCACGATGGGCAATTCGAAACCGTCAAAGGCTATGACGGAAGTGTCTACGGGCTTGCATCCGACCCCGATGGCGCTCTATGGATATCAAGTGTTGAACACACGCTCTACCGATATCAGAATGGAACGGCGCGAAGCCTAACAACGAAAGACGGAATGCCTTGTGATAGCGGCTTTTCAATCGTTGATGATCGCGTAGGTTCGCACTGGTTCTATATGGCTTGCGGCATCGTAAGGGTTAGTGATGAGGAGCTTGCACAGTGGTGGCACAATCCCAGTCACACTCTGAAATCGGCTGTCTTTGACCTCCGCGACGGTGTTAATCCAAGATTTGGAGGTAGCAGCACATCTGTGACCCTCACTCCAGACGGGCGCCTCTGGTCGGCCAACGGCAGTATCATCCAGGTGATCGATCCCCGCAATATTCCGTACAACTCACTCGCCCCTCCCGTTCATATCGAGCGTATCGTCGTCGATCGCGAGGATGTGCCCTTGAGGACCAGCCTCCGGTTCCCGATCTCGCCACGAGACACTGAAATTGACTATGCGGGATTGAGCTACGTCGTGCCGGAGAAGGTGAAATTTCGCTATCGTCTGGTCGGACATGACAGAAACTGGATCGATGCTGGAATGCGCCGCCAGGCTTTTTACAATGACCTTCGCCCGGGCCACTATACGTTTCAGGTGATCGCCTGCAACAACAATGGTGTGTGGAGTTCCGCTGGAGCTTTGCTTCATTTCACGGTTCCCCCCGCCTGGTATCAGACTGCCCTATTTCGCTTGCTGTGCGTCCTCTTGTCGCTGGCGATGGCCTACGCGATCTACCTGATGAAGATACGGCAGTTTCGAGCCGCGATGAAAGTGCGGTTCGATGAACGACTGGAGGAACGTACGCGTCTCGCGCGCGATCTGCACGATACGCTCCTGCAAACCATTCAAGGAATAAAGATGGTTGCCGATCAGGCGAACGAGAGCATACGTGAACCGACGGCAAAAGACTTCGCCCAACGTATCTCCGATTGGTCGGAGCGTGCTTCAAGAGAGGGACGGGCGGCGCTAGACTCACTTCGCAACTCAGCGACCGAAGGAAATGACCTCGCAGCAGCCCTACGCGCTTCATTCGAGGACTGCGCAATAAATCGGGCCATCGCCGTAAATATATCGGTATCAGGCAAAAGTAAAGAAATGCATCCGATTGCGCGGGATGAGATTTATCGAGTAGGTGACGAAGCGATTCGTAATGCTTGCCTTCATTCTAATGGTCATCGAATCGACATCGAACTCGTCTACGACGACAATCTTCTGCTTCGCATTCGCGACGACGGGAGAGGGATTGATTCAACCATCTTGAAAAGCGGCAAGGCTGGCCACTACGGATTGACCGGCATGCGCGAGCGGGCCACTCACATTGGAGCCAAACTCGTGGTGTCCGGTTCACCAGAGGGAACGGAGATCGTCCTTCGAATCCCCGGAAACGCGATCTTCAAAAAAGCTTCCGCAAGTCTTTTGACGCGCCTTCTTAGGCTGATCCGGCCTACGACTAAGCGGCCTCTATCCGATTGA
- a CDS encoding sigma-70 family RNA polymerase sigma factor translates to METNRPIIALFESQSSSVLIRCADDSPSIRDEAQLIESILAGDTNLYHDLVRPYEALVYRMAFLMLRNEADAEDAAQETFLRAYRKLASFRSESKFSTWLTSIVLNEAKARLRRRKNGVAVSLDSLSSQTHSLPARYIYDKQESALLSLERAELRSHLQRAIADLPTIYREVLQMRLVDEFSVRCTAQALMSTEGVIKARLHRARRMLQRRFDAHRTREKTSHACGDC, encoded by the coding sequence ATGGAAACCAATCGCCCAATAATCGCTTTGTTTGAGAGTCAGTCGTCATCGGTTCTCATCAGATGCGCAGATGATTCGCCGTCAATCCGCGATGAGGCACAGCTAATCGAATCCATCCTCGCAGGCGATACGAATCTTTACCATGATCTCGTCCGACCCTACGAGGCGCTTGTATACCGTATGGCATTTTTGATGCTTCGAAATGAAGCAGATGCCGAAGACGCTGCTCAGGAGACCTTTCTGCGGGCGTACCGCAAGCTGGCAAGCTTTCGGTCTGAATCCAAATTCAGCACATGGCTTACTAGCATTGTCCTGAACGAGGCGAAGGCCCGTTTACGGCGTCGCAAAAACGGGGTCGCCGTTTCTTTGGATTCTCTTTCGAGTCAGACGCATTCGCTACCCGCGCGATACATCTACGACAAACAGGAAAGTGCATTGCTGAGTCTGGAGCGGGCTGAGTTGCGATCTCATTTGCAGCGAGCGATAGCTGACCTCCCAACGATTTACCGAGAAGTGTTGCAGATGCGCCTAGTCGATGAATTTAGTGTCCGCTGTACGGCGCAGGCGCTTATGTCAACGGAAGGAGTCATCAAAGCTCGGCTTCACCGCGCCCGCCGGATGCTTCAGAGACGGTTCGATGCACATAGGACTCGGGAGAAGACCTCCCATGCCTGCGGTGATTGTTGA
- a CDS encoding heavy-metal-associated domain-containing protein — MKKIAITGILAMCALTAQGQYKQIDMTVFGMDCPPCAFAIRLSMKNVRGVSGVDVDLNKGRVTIKLTAGSNAELRQFNEAVEKNGFAHQDADVLVEGVLLGLPTAPLLQVTGTNDRYALVPFAQGVDVTVLLGKSVIIQGVLPQSPRGKVPVVLRYKTIAVSK, encoded by the coding sequence ATGAAGAAGATCGCAATTACCGGCATCCTCGCAATGTGTGCGCTGACCGCTCAGGGCCAGTATAAGCAGATCGATATGACGGTCTTCGGAATGGACTGTCCTCCGTGCGCCTTCGCAATCCGACTCTCTATGAAGAACGTCCGCGGGGTCAGCGGCGTTGATGTCGACCTGAACAAGGGACGGGTAACGATTAAATTGACTGCTGGAAGTAATGCTGAATTAAGACAGTTCAACGAGGCCGTCGAAAAGAACGGCTTCGCGCATCAAGATGCAGATGTGCTTGTCGAGGGTGTTTTATTAGGCTTGCCGACAGCGCCGCTCCTGCAGGTAACTGGAACGAACGATCGATACGCATTGGTGCCGTTCGCCCAAGGAGTCGATGTTACAGTCTTATTGGGGAAGTCGGTAATCATTCAAGGGGTCTTACCGCAATCGCCGAGAGGTAAGGTTCCGGTCGTTCTTCGATACAAGACGATCGCGGTGTCTAAATGA
- a CDS encoding sensor histidine kinase, which translates to MTASSLSMPAIKRVRQASLMNYLSLFGSFSTLLCCALPSLLVLMGMGATVASALSVAPWLVTMSKHKVWTFAIAAALISMSFMMTYWVAPRIKEGEACIEDDPTMCGRVSKFSRMLLWGSATIWSFGFFMAYVLGGILDWYQFVWFRLLCGFLVIAIGCSLYLYRLRLKAASMKMRFDERLEERARLARDLHDTLLQTIQSGKLVADNERNNVQEPSAKIALHRLSSWLERAVLEGRAALDSLRASTTENNHLPGSLREAFNGCNAQMDLELLVAGESREMHPIARDEVYRIGHEAILNACNHSQGNRLIVELVYDQNMLLRIQDDGEGIAPHILQAGRSGHYGLIGMRERAARIGAKLTVVSSATGTIVTLFVPGEAIFLA; encoded by the coding sequence ATGACAGCTTCTTCGCTTTCAATGCCAGCGATCAAGCGGGTTCGTCAGGCGTCGCTGATGAACTATCTATCACTGTTTGGATCCTTCAGTACGCTCCTTTGCTGCGCCTTACCGTCATTGCTCGTATTGATGGGGATGGGAGCCACTGTAGCTTCCGCGCTCTCAGTCGCTCCATGGCTTGTGACGATGTCAAAGCATAAAGTGTGGACATTCGCTATCGCCGCCGCGCTTATTAGCATGAGCTTCATGATGACGTATTGGGTGGCTCCTCGGATCAAGGAGGGGGAAGCTTGCATAGAAGACGATCCGACCATGTGCGGGCGGGTGAGCAAGTTCAGCCGTATGCTCCTATGGGGATCGGCTACGATCTGGTCTTTCGGCTTCTTCATGGCCTACGTCCTGGGGGGCATACTCGACTGGTACCAATTTGTATGGTTTCGTCTTTTGTGTGGCTTTCTGGTGATTGCGATCGGCTGCTCGCTATATCTGTATCGGCTTCGCCTCAAGGCGGCATCAATGAAGATGCGCTTTGATGAACGGCTCGAAGAGAGGGCCCGTCTAGCGCGCGATCTGCACGATACGCTGCTACAAACCATTCAAAGCGGAAAACTCGTTGCTGACAATGAAAGGAATAATGTGCAAGAGCCCTCGGCCAAGATTGCCCTTCACCGTCTCTCATCTTGGCTGGAGCGCGCTGTCCTTGAAGGTAGAGCCGCTTTAGATTCTCTTCGCGCTTCTACAACCGAGAACAATCACCTCCCCGGATCACTACGAGAAGCTTTCAACGGCTGTAATGCGCAAATGGATTTGGAATTGTTGGTTGCTGGGGAGAGCAGGGAGATGCATCCAATCGCTCGAGATGAGGTCTACAGGATTGGACATGAAGCCATCCTGAATGCCTGCAACCATTCCCAAGGTAACCGCCTCATCGTCGAACTTGTCTACGATCAAAATATGCTCTTGAGGATCCAGGATGATGGCGAAGGCATCGCCCCGCACATCCTGCAAGCTGGCAGATCGGGACATTACGGGCTGATCGGTATGCGCGAGCGGGCTGCTCGCATCGGAGCAAAGCTCACGGTTGTCAGTTCAGCAACAGGCACGATTGTCACCCTGTTCGTGCCTGGCGAGGCGATCTTCCTCGCCTGA
- a CDS encoding sensor histidine kinase, with the protein MALAQGPDRSLWVGMAWKGKGRGLQQFRDGIWKPLIEPGLDSSTLSVIALLLDRDGGLWVGTANQGIYHIHGSHVDRFRSEDGLSANKVRSFYEDREGGIWAVTTRGIESFHRPQVVTFSTREGLSVDNVVSVVVSSDDTVWLANGNSLDSIKDGRISSVRSGAGLPGNEVTALFADHAGQLWVGIDSDLFLYKQGRFSRVVRSDGSSTRFIVGMTEDINHDIWAEVSGSDRELIRIRNLKVVEEYPAAVIPSARLLAADSHGAIWLGLRDGNLARFRNGQADVFTFPHSESDEVRQIAVNSDDSVFATTAYGLIAWRNSMTQTLTSRNGLPCDAAIGMNWDHQGALWLYMECGLVRIDKQEIQKWWNDPKAIVITRVFDSFDGLQSGKADYNPTAQSSDGRLWFANKVVLQMIDPSHLFRNGIPPPVHLESVAADGKQFSAGGTVRLPPLVRDLEIDYTALSFVNPRQVRFRYRLEGRDASWQEAGTRRQAFYNDLGPGQYRFHVIACNNDQVWNEAGAALFFSIPPAWYQTKLLKALCVVAMILLTSMLYLFRMNRYAKSMKMRFNERLSERTRLARELHDTLLQTIQGSKLVADGIEEYLDDPPRAKQSLAKLSQWLSQAMDEGRAALESLRNAASSEELSEALRHTAEDCAPNSMRVFLTVTGNVCPLHPVAREEVYCIAFEAIRNACVHSNGSVMTIALSYGRDLKIQIDDNGRGFDPDLIQTGKPGHFGITGMKERASKIGARLMLRTSVKDGTKFSLIVPGHVIFRSSRRGWSRLLYRLTFPFTKQ; encoded by the coding sequence ATGGCCCTCGCGCAGGGTCCGGATCGATCGCTATGGGTTGGAATGGCCTGGAAAGGTAAAGGCCGGGGACTTCAGCAGTTCAGAGACGGAATTTGGAAACCCTTGATCGAGCCGGGTTTGGATAGCTCAACCTTGAGCGTAATCGCCTTATTGCTCGACCGCGATGGAGGACTGTGGGTGGGAACGGCGAACCAGGGGATTTATCACATCCACGGCAGCCATGTAGATCGATTTCGCTCGGAAGACGGCCTCTCCGCGAACAAAGTGAGAAGTTTCTATGAGGACCGCGAAGGCGGGATTTGGGCTGTTACGACGCGTGGTATTGAGAGTTTCCATCGACCGCAGGTCGTCACATTTTCAACGCGGGAAGGACTCAGCGTGGACAACGTGGTGTCCGTTGTTGTCTCTTCGGACGACACGGTTTGGCTTGCCAATGGCAATAGCCTGGACTCGATAAAGGATGGTCGTATATCGTCTGTTCGATCGGGCGCAGGCCTGCCAGGCAATGAGGTGACTGCGCTCTTCGCAGATCACGCTGGTCAATTGTGGGTGGGCATCGATTCTGATCTGTTTTTGTACAAACAAGGCCGGTTCAGCCGCGTCGTTCGGAGCGATGGAAGTTCGACCCGATTCATCGTAGGGATGACCGAGGATATAAACCACGACATTTGGGCTGAAGTCAGTGGGTCGGATAGAGAGTTGATCCGTATCCGAAACTTGAAGGTGGTCGAAGAATATCCAGCGGCCGTAATTCCGTCCGCACGCCTTCTCGCGGCTGATTCACATGGCGCAATCTGGTTGGGACTCCGAGATGGCAACTTGGCAAGATTCCGCAATGGCCAAGCTGATGTATTTACTTTTCCGCACTCGGAATCGGATGAGGTCCGCCAGATCGCTGTCAATTCCGACGACTCCGTATTTGCCACAACGGCATATGGCTTGATTGCGTGGCGAAATAGCATGACTCAAACCCTGACCTCTCGCAACGGCCTGCCCTGCGATGCCGCTATTGGAATGAATTGGGATCATCAAGGGGCGCTCTGGCTCTATATGGAGTGCGGCTTGGTTCGAATAGACAAGCAAGAGATTCAAAAATGGTGGAATGACCCAAAAGCTATAGTCATTACGAGGGTCTTCGATTCATTCGATGGCCTACAGTCTGGAAAGGCCGACTACAACCCTACCGCGCAATCAAGCGATGGACGACTTTGGTTCGCCAACAAAGTTGTCTTGCAAATGATCGATCCGAGTCACCTGTTTCGCAATGGAATTCCACCCCCGGTGCATCTGGAGAGCGTAGCAGCAGATGGAAAGCAGTTTTCTGCCGGGGGTACAGTTCGTCTACCACCACTGGTACGTGATCTGGAAATCGACTATACGGCATTAAGTTTCGTTAACCCACGGCAGGTGAGATTTCGTTACCGGCTTGAGGGTCGAGATGCATCCTGGCAGGAAGCAGGCACGCGACGGCAAGCGTTTTACAACGACCTAGGTCCCGGGCAATATCGGTTTCACGTGATCGCTTGCAACAATGATCAGGTTTGGAACGAAGCCGGAGCAGCGCTGTTCTTCAGTATTCCGCCCGCATGGTATCAAACCAAGTTGCTTAAAGCCCTGTGTGTAGTTGCGATGATATTGCTGACTTCTATGCTGTATCTCTTCAGGATGAATAGATACGCCAAATCCATGAAGATGAGATTTAATGAGCGCTTAAGCGAGCGAACGAGACTGGCTCGTGAGTTGCATGACACGCTGTTACAGACGATTCAGGGGAGCAAGCTGGTGGCTGACGGAATAGAGGAATACCTGGATGATCCACCCAGGGCGAAGCAGTCTTTAGCGAAGCTTTCGCAGTGGCTTTCACAGGCGATGGATGAAGGTCGAGCCGCTCTCGAATCTCTTCGTAATGCTGCGTCATCGGAAGAGTTATCCGAGGCTCTTCGGCATACCGCGGAAGACTGCGCTCCCAACTCTATGCGGGTATTTCTAACAGTTACTGGCAATGTCTGCCCCCTCCATCCCGTCGCCAGAGAGGAAGTGTATTGCATCGCTTTTGAAGCGATTCGAAATGCCTGTGTCCATTCCAACGGTTCAGTGATGACGATTGCTTTGAGTTACGGTCGAGACCTTAAGATTCAGATTGACGATAACGGGCGAGGGTTCGATCCAGACCTAATTCAAACAGGTAAACCAGGTCACTTCGGAATTACAGGCATGAAAGAGCGTGCATCCAAGATCGGCGCGCGTCTAATGTTGCGGACGTCCGTAAAAGACGGGACCAAGTTCTCACTCATCGTTCCGGGACACGTAATCTTCCGATCTTCGAGGCGCGGTTGGTCGCGGCTCCTCTATAGACTCACATTCCCATTTACGAAACAATAG